tgtaggaagtacacttgaatctgacttgcaggaacccactcttgagctgaaacagctcccagaaaacctcaagtatgtgtacttggaggatgatgaaaggaaaccggtgatcatttctacctcccttgattctgttcaagaggagaggttgcttgaagtgttgagggcgcataagaaagccataggttggagtttggcggacatccctggtattagcccctccacatgcatgcataggattCTGTTGGAGGATGGGGCAAAGCCAGTGAGACAGCCACAGAGGAGGCAAAACCCCGTGATCATGGACGNNNNNNNNNNNNNNNNNNNNNNNNNNNNNNNNNNNNNNNNNNNNNNNNNNNNNNNNNNNNNNNNNNNNNNNNNNNNNNNNNNNNNNNNNNNNNNNNNNNNNNNNNNNNNNNNNNNNNNNNNNNNNNNNNNNNNNNNNNNNNNNNNNNNNNNNNNNNNNNNNNNNNNNNNNNNNNNNNNNNNNNNNNNNNNNNNNNNNNNNNNNNNNNNNNNNNNNNNNNNNNNNNNNNNNNNNNNNNNNNNNNNNNNNNNNNNNNNNNNNNNNNNNNNNNNNNNNNNNNNNNNNNNNNNNNNNNNNNNNNNNNNNNNNNNNNNNNNNNNNNNNNNNNNNNNNNNNNNNNNNNNNNNNNNNNNNNNNNNNNNNNNNNNNNNNNNNNNNNNNNNNNNNNNNNNNNNNNNNNNNNNNNNNNNNNNNNNNNNNNNNNNNNNNNNNNNNNNNNNNNNNNNNNNNNNNNNNNNNNNNNNNNNNNNNNNNNNNNNNNNNNNNNNNNNNNNNNNNNNNNNNNNNNNNNNNNNNNNNNNNNNNNNNNNNNNNNNNNNNNNNNNNNNNNNNNNNNNNNNNNNNNNNNNNNNNNNNNNNNNNNNNNNNNNNNNNNNNNNNNNNNNNNNNNNNNNNNNNNNNNNNNNNNNNNNNNNNNNNNNNNNNNNNNNNNNNNNNNNNNNNNNNNNNNNNNNNNNNNNNNNNNNNNNNNNNNNNNNNNNNNNNNNNNNNNNNNNNNNNNNNNNNNNNNNNNNNNNNNNNNNNNNNNNNNNNNNNNNNNNNNNNNNNNNNNNNNNNNNNNNNNNNNNNNNNNNNNNNNNNNNNNNNNNNNNNNNNNNNNNNNNNNNNNNNNNNNNNNNNNNNNNNNNNNNNNNNNNNNNNNNNNNNNNNNNNNNNNNNNNNNNNNNNNNNNNNNNNNNNNNNNNNNNNNNNNNNNNNNNNNNNNNNNNNNNNNNNNNNNNNNNNNNNNNNNNNNNNNNNNNNNNNNNNNNNNNNNNNNNNNNNNNNNNNNNNNNNNNNNNNNNNNNNNNNNNNNNNNNNNNNNNNNNNNNNNNNNNNNNNNNNNNNNNNNNNNNNNNNNNNNNNNNNNNNNNNNNNNNNNNNNNNNNNNNNNNNNNNNNNNNNNNNNNNNNNNNNNNNNNNNNNNNNNNNNNNNNNNNNNNNNNNNNNNNNNNNNNNNNNNNNNNNNNNNNNNNNNNNNNNNNNNNNNNNNNNNNNNNNNNNNNNNNNNNNNNNNNNNNNNNNNNNNNNNNNNNNNNNNNNNNNNNNNNNNNNNNNNNNNNNNNNNNNNNNNNNNNNNNNNNNNNNNNNNNNNNNNNNNNNNNNNNNNNNNNNNNNNNNNNNNNNNNNNNNNNNNNNNNNNNNNNNNNNNNNNNNNNNNNNNNNNNNNNNNNNNNNNNNNNNNNNNNNNNNNNNNNNNNNNNNNNNNNNNNNNNNNNNNNNNNNNNNNNNNNNNNNNNNNNNNNNNNNNNNNNNNNNNNNNNNNNNNNNNNNNNNNNNNNNNNNNNNNNNNNNNNNNNNNNNNNNNNNNNNNNNNNNNNNNNNNNNNNNNNNNNNNNNNNNNNNNNNNNNNNNNNNNNNNNNNNNNNNNNNNNNNNNNNNNNNNNNNNNNNNNNNNNNNNNNNNNNNNNNNNNNNNNNNNNNNNNNNNNNNNNNNNNNNNNNNNNNNNNNNNNNNNNNNNNNNNNNNNNNNNNNNNNNNNNNNNNNNNNNNNNNNNNNNNNNNNNNNNNNNNNNNNNNNNNNNNNNNNNNNNNNNNNNNNNNNNNNNNNNNNNNNNNNNNNNNNNNNNNNNNNNNNNNNNNNNNNNNNNNNNNNNNNNNNNNNNNNNNNNNNNNNNNNNNNNNNNNNNNNNNNNNNNNNNNNNNNNNNNNNNNNNNNNNNNNNNNNNNNNNNNNNNNNNNNNNNNNNNNNNNNNNNNNNNNNNNNNNNNNNNNNNNNNNNNNNNNNNNNNNNNNNNNNNNNNNNNNNNNNNNNNNNNNNNNNNNNNNNNNNNNNNNNNNNNNNNNNNNNNNNNNNNNNNNNNNNNNNNNNNNNNNNNNNNNNNNNNNNNNNNNNNNNNNNNNNNNNNNNNNNNNNNNNNNNNNNNNNNNNNNNNNNNNNNNNNNNNNNNNNNNNNNNNNNNNNNNNNNNNNNNNNNNNNNNNNNNNNNNNNNNNNNNNNNNNNNNNNNNNNNNNNNNNNNNNNNNNNNNNNNNNNNNNNNNNNNNNNNNNNNNNNNNNNNNNNNNNNNNNNNNNNNNNNNNNNNNNNNNNNNNNNNNNNNNNNNNNNNNNNNNNNNNNNNNNNNNNNNNNNNNNNNNNNNNNNNNNNNNNNNNNNNNNNNNNNNNNNNNNNNNNNNNNNNNNNNNNNNNNNNNNNNNNNNNNNNNNNNNNNNNNNNNNNNNNNNNNNNNNNNNNNNNNNNNNNNNNNNNNNNNNNNNNNNNNNNNNNNNNNNNNNNNNNNNNNNNNNNNNNNNNNNNNNNNNNNNNNNNNNNNNNNNNNNNNNNNNNNNNNNNNNNNNNNNNNNNNNNNNNNNNNNNNNNNNNNNNNNNNNNNNNNNNNNNNNNNNNNNNNNNNNNNNNNNNNNNNNNNNNNNNNNNNNNNNNNNNNNNNNNNNNNNNNNNNNNNNNNNNNNNNNNNNNNNNNNNNNNNNNNNNNNNNNNNNNNNNNNNNNNNNNNNNNNNNNNNNNNNNNNNNNNNNNNNNNNNNNNNNNNNNNNNNNNNNNNNNNNNNNNNNNNNNNNNNNNNNNNNNNNNNNNNNNNNNNNNNNNNNNNNNNNNNNNNNNNNNNNNNNNNNNNNNNNNNNNNNNNNNNNNNNNNNNNNNNNNNNNNNNNNNNNNNNNNNNNNNNNNNNNNNNNNNNNNNNNNNNNNNNNNNNNNNNNNNNNNNNNNNNNNNNNNNNNNNNNNNNNNNNNNNNNNNNNNNNNNNNNNNtctttcttgtgtgtgatatgtctctggattgcttgcacatttaccttggcttgactctgttgttaattcttgattcatgagcatgtttgaaaatgataaaggcattttgttgattgagcctctctagccagatagcctaccctgttatgatctctttgttagcccccttgagcctatactttccccatttctttgttttNaagctcatacaatagcctaagcgaaaaaccatgattacctgaaccttagggaattttggagctttggaactgttttgggaataagtgtggtctcttaggagttgcagatgaattggctagtgagtcctcttcttgcggttgcattgtaaatatcatgtatcttgtctcttagaattgtgttctgaaaagagagaaaagaaaagagacaagatgaaaaaaaaaaaaaatgcagaaaaatgagaaaaaaaaaattgtgtgaataatggagtcaagaagaggattgagttagaggttttgggtgtgatttgactgtgtttacacttgttccccattgctcctctatttcctttggtttgtagcttctcatccatatgatatcctcccttgtccttggccccattacaatcATGAAAAGACCTtgtgatttgaacatgcatgtgtgtttgagtgttgatattagaggcttgccaagtctgtttgtgtttgctttctcgggtgcattgagtgacattgttttaccttaaacacttgagagagacactgattgtgtgcatctgtgaggctatgttgcttttgattcatctctcgaactgattgactgttttccatgtactgaactgcttggatgattttgTGAGTATTTGCTTTCACTGACTCTGTGTGGGgattctgcctatgcctttcactgtccagattttgtgagaactaTGCAACTCTGTGGTTGTCCTTNTGAGTCGTTGTCGTTTGTCTGTCGTATCCGTGTCACTTCCTGATGTCCTCAGTGCTGtgccctgttttgcgtcttgattttgcccaggagtgcaaaagactaagtgtggtctattttgatgagtcaatattttacaccattaacttagtttttcgNGCCGAATTNtgttgatgatttgcgcttaattcttagttattgtgtcattttcaccatttgggcttaattagaccaataattcacattttagttaatttgaattatttgagcttaattattcctatttctattttcagggaaattttggaactATTCTTTGGGACTTTTGGAAGAACACCTTGCAAATTGAAGATTCTCCACAAAggcactttaggattagtcaatttttaatttagtagattagactttttaatttaagttttgtataattttgggcttatttttgttaggttagactaagcccaattgtaaaaaaaatagtgacatGGCTCTAgggtttaaaaaaatgtgtggaccccaccatggGAGGTAATTTTCAGACCTAGGGATTCCCATTCAGCAGCCGTCACTTACTGGGGGACGGGGTCTTTGGCTGGAATGTTTTTGAGCTTTGATGGGTTGTTTTACGGTTTAACAGGGGAATGAGGAGAAAAATACACTTTTCCTTTGTATTTTGAGGACGCTGAACTACATAATTTTGAGaagcattttctttctttcatcttgAAAAGGTGATTCATCTCTTGCATATCTGTTGATTCATTTACCTTCGTGCACATGGAAAGTAGGTGCGGATTGATGGCTGGGGTATACACACGTTGGCATTCGAATTTTGTTTGAGAGAGACGGATTCTTATTTTAGAAAGCATTGTCTTTTATTTTGGGATGCATTGATGCAAGAATATTTCCTTTCTTCCACTTGCTTTACGTTGATTGATGGGAGGGCTGCAGACTTATGCGTTTCGTTATTTACTTGGAAGCATTGAGTAACCAAGCTAGTTGGTGTCCAGTTGAATGTTCAATCTCTAATTGAAGAGTCTTTCATGTATTTATTCATAATGAAGAGGGAGGTATGGTGTTGACTCTCGGTTGATGGAAGAGGCACGGTTTTTGAAGAACCAAAATTAGGTGATGCTAATTGGCTTTAGGAGGCACGGATTCCATGGTAGTAGAAAGTAAAACCAATTCTTTGCTTAGGCATTGGGAGCATCAGACGTTACTTTTGGCTTGAAGAGAGAGGAACGTATTTTGTTTGATGGAAAGAGGAGAAATGCTGCAGGTCATTTGCAATTCGTTTTGGGTTGAATATTAATGGAAGGAAGAGATGCATAGtgaagaatgattccattttgcTGCTGCCGTAACATTGTTTCCAATAATTAATGTTCAATTGCCGTGAAGGAGTGGTTTTGGTCAAGGAGAAAGCATTGAAAATTTACTATTCTACTTTTCCTTGAAGTGATGGCTTGGTTAGTAACCCATGGGCTGGATGCTTTTACCGAGAAGAAGACTTCATGATATCACattccaattttatttatttagcaaAAGAGTAGTGAATCATCCTTCACTCTAGAAGCAACACGTTACTTTAGTAGTGTGCATCATTTGGTAACTTTACCAAATTGTTTTCTTGGGGAATGAAGCCTAGCTACTAcgtgttttttttatgattgggAAACAAGTTCACGTTGGCACAAGCATGAGTTGTAACATCAAATTTCAACAATTGAAAAGGAGGCACACTTTCATTTGCATCTTTTAATCACACTCACGGCAAGGAGGCTCTTAGAAGCAGAAGCAATTATAATTCTTTGGCCACTTGGTCACGTGCTTGGTAAAGAAAAACCATGGTTGCTTATTTTccttagctttaaattagtttgcattgtaggattagttgtttttaatttctttaatttagttttgcatttaatttaattttaattgtgtttagatatttgtttagtttagtatttggtttagcattttcactttctggactcgattttaaaaaaataactgcaaccagaccagagctccaaatgttacgttttatatatcaaatgaaagataattgagtctactttccaggaaaaaaaacctcatctcatttagagctctgtagaaaaagttatggttaaaacattgagcaaaggtcagagttgcctagttccagcgtgaaatttcgtttttactgttttaatttcattttcgtgcatggtgaaacctttcacaaacccccccccttcgtgttagactcgattctcgaaccgcaaaattggtctttaggagacgacctaggggtcattccctagctatactgcatttctaatatgcaattaaatttgtatgggccacgacacccatcagtgAATGTGATGGGGGGCATGGTTCTCTTTGGGACATCAACGACATGTATGGACCGTAATGCCCGGATACTCCTTTTTCTTGCCAAGGAGGTAGAACCTCCTCTCGCGAATCCTCCGGATATCGTATTTATTATTCCTCGCAACGGACGTCGCCTGTCCCCGTCCCTGCTGCGACTTCGGCTCCTCCTTTCATGCCGGTCAACATCCTGTGAAGGCCTATGGTTCCGCACGTTTGTATTTCGCTCTTGCCTTCTGGGGCTTCTTGGTCTGTTGTTTCGCCTTGGACTCCTCTGCCTGGGACTTGATGGCCTGTCGGTATACTGGTCGGCCACATTCATCTTTACGTACCGCTGCAAACGCCCCGCTCGGACTAACTCTTCAATCTTATCCCTGAGTGTCACACACTCCTCCGTGTCGTGGCCCGAGTTCTGGTGGTATAAGCAATGTTTGGTTAGGTCCGCACCCGGAGGGGTGGGACACCTTAACGGAGTTTGCATGATCTGCGCGCTCAATGCTTCTTGCAGTATCCGGGCCCTGGGGGTATTGAGAGAGGTGTACTGTTGGAAACGTGGGCCCCTCGGTCCTTCTCTGCCTTTCTGCCCGCTCTGCCGATTTGTTTGACCGTCTGTCCTCTTTCCGTCAGTTTTATCCGCCCTAGCCTCCTGTACTTCTTTCTGGTATTGCTGTTTCATGTTTTCCACCCTTGTTTCATCGGCCGCCCCCTGCCTGAGTTCCTCCATCGTTCGAGGTGGGTTCCGGCAGATACTGTCCTTGAACGGTCCCGGCCTGAGTGCAGGCATAACGTATTGAAGGGCGAGTTCCAGGCCGAGCGCCTTAACTCTCCGTACCATTTTCTGGTACCTATCCATAAAGGCTTTCAACGGTTCCTCCTTTCCTTGCCTAAGATTCATCAAATCCACCACCGTCACGTCCTCCGAATTGCACGCAGCAAATTGTTTCTTGAACATTTCTCCCAAACTCTTGAAGTTTTCAATGGAGTTAACCGGTAATGAGTGGAACCATTCTAAGGCCTCTCCTTCTAGAGATAAGGAGAATGCCCGACACCAAATGGCGTCACAACCGGTACGGAAGGTCATGGCATTGATGAATGACTTGACGTGGGCGGTCGGATCGGACGTCCCATCGTACATCTTGAATTGAAGGGGTACGAACTGCTCTGAGATGTGTACCTCCATGATCTCCCGTACAAACGGCACCAGGGTGGTCGATTCTTCTACTTTAACCAGCAACTGACTGTCCTCCTTATTCCCCTTCTCCTTTCTCCCTTCCGCTCGAGCACTACTATTTTCTCCCTCTAACGGTATTTGATTTTCCCCAGCACCTTCACCCTGCTCTCCTCCGGCTACCCCGCTCTTACTCCTAGTGATCCGGGCCAAGCACTCTGCCCGCACGACTGCCATCTCCTCCTCATGCTTTCGCTACATTTCCATCATCCTTTGCTCCATCAATCTCATCATCTTCGTCTGATCCTCGGTGCTAGTGTTTCTCGTGATCACCATTAGGTATAATcctccggccccacggtgggcgccaaaatgtttcggatgATTGGGATCTCCCTCTACAATTACTCAACTTGATCACAGTTCCTCTGTCCGTCCTTGATCTCACCTCGCTCCTATTGGTCTCGACTGGTCGGGTACCTGTTAAaagcactctgacgctcaagtcagtccTCAATTCCACttgtagagatagaaagagaaagttatCGAACTGAATAAATGCACAATAAATGTTACCACCTACTGTTACCTTTGatctctatttatagtttttgtgaTGGGCCGATAATTAGCTTTCCTTAATCATGGCCCAATATCGGCCCAAGTATCTCTAATCCTATTTAGCTTATTGCTGATGTTCTGATAATGATCTGGCCACCCATTGATGACTATCGACTAGTAACCGATCATCTTTTCCCGAAGCCGTCCGGTCATAACGGACGTGCTTCTCAGGGGATGTCGTCATTGCATCGGCCCAAGTATCTCTAATCCTATTTAGCTTATTGTTGACGTTTTGATAATGATCTGGCCACCCATTGATGACTATCGACTAGTAACCGATCATCTTTTCCTGAAGCCGTCCGGTTTTAACGGACGTGCTTCTCAGGGGATGTCGTCATTAAAATCTAAGTGCTATCCGGAATATTTACGGCCGGACGTCCCCCAGTACAGAATTGATTATAGTGATAAAGGAATCAAAAGACTTGTGTAATGATCATCATAAGCCATGCTTTTGTAGAATTGACATAAGGATTATCCGATAGCACATGCGAACATACGTTCTGGGAAATCTCAAGTTTTCCTCTTTAAGGTCGTTTTAAATTCATAACTGGtcctaaaggaaagaaaatgtttgacAATTCTGATTTCAgttgttttaaagaaaacattttctctttaaCTTGTTTAAAAACTAGaaagtttttctatttttaaagtAGTTTTTAAACTTACAAGTTCTCAATGTTTGTTTTATATGCAATTTTTTCTAGGCTGATAGATTCGAAATGTGATTTCTATTTTGACAGTTCAATAAAATTTGATGGTCTTGTAAGAGAAGAGTAAGATTTATTTGCTTCTCAGCTGAGACAGTgattaaaaacaaactttagAATATCGGTGGATCTTTTTCttgggaaaagaaaagagttgGGTATGATTTCAAAGATAGTTGTTTTGTGGTAACATTAAGATGGATATCTTGTGTCCTTAATTCTACTTTGAATTTGATGCACGGGTATTCACACTTACGTCTGCTtcaaaatatttagatatttgcTTCTATACCTATTTAGTGTTGTATATCTAATTGtaaaactttataatatttaatataatacgtgattatattttttttatgtggtaAACTATGcttcatgtaaatatttaaatatttaaattaaacatattaaactatataaacaatttaaacattaatctaaattctcatttaattttttttaagttcaattAGATTATAAGactcatatttttaaattttgaaacaaaactATATCAAactttgaataaataataaatttcaatttcatgttaaaataattaaaaagtatttaattcatattataatattatttttaaattattattgaaatagtgaaaaataaatgtaatttagtCGTACAATATCAGTTATAAGCTGAGATATGTCATcctttaaatgttatatttaaaatagaatttcatgaattattatgaataatgttacatttattaaaataaaagataaagtgtACCCTAAAAgctaaaataaaacataacgAAATTGTAACGTTttgacataaataaaataaactctaaagccaatagaaataaaataaaatcaagtaaCGTTTTGaacgttaaaaaaaaagtaacatgtAATATactctaaaagataaaatatacttaaaacttACTGATAAAAGATTAATAGTgaaaattgtgataaaaaaatataacatttaaaattataaactcaaaCGTCGAACCGATAAAAGAaagatcataatattttaataacctttttaaacaactttttcaCAGTGAGTcatgtattattatttcattatgtttgaatttattttaagaaaaaatatttgaaacaaacgATAAGTTaccatattttgtaaaaaaaaaattattaaaaaaatatttttcaaatgattAATGGTTGAAATTGTGATAAAAGATATaacgaaatttaaaattataaaatcaaacgtTTTTTTAGTTTAGAAGAAGCTCTC
This genomic stretch from Vigna radiata var. radiata cultivar VC1973A chromosome 7, Vradiata_ver6, whole genome shotgun sequence harbors:
- the LOC106766230 gene encoding uncharacterized protein LOC106766230, translating into MAVVRAECLARITRSKSGVAGGEQGEGAGENQIPLEGENSSARAEGRKEKGNKEDSQLLVKVEESTTLVPFVREIMEVHISEQFVPLQFKMYDGTSDPTAHVKSFINAMTFRTGCDAIWCRAFSLSLEGEALEWFHSLPVNSIENFKSLGEMFKKQFAACNSEDVTVVDLMNLRQGKEEPLKAFMDRYQKMVRRVKALGLELALQYVMPALRPGPFKDSICRNPPRTMEELRQGAADETRVENMKQQYQKEVQEARADKTDGKRTDGQTNRQSGQKGREGPRGPRFQQYTSLNTPRARILQEALSAQIMQTPLRCPTPPGADLTKHCLYHQNSGHDTEECVTLRDKIEELVRAGRLQRYVKMNVADQYTDRPSSPRQRSPRRNNRPRSPRRQERNTNVRNHRPSQDVDRHERRSRSRSRDGDRRRPLRGIINTISGGFARGAFLLFPSNKIRSSLFKPKVTSDAPNA